From Rhopalosiphum padi isolate XX-2018 chromosome 2, ASM2088224v1, whole genome shotgun sequence:
ttaaaattgtaaaattctaTAACCATTCGTATCAACGTTAAtgatcaaacaaataaaatttagcCATCATTGTAtaagtttatgtattgattattgatttgtATTCAATGTACATACagcatattaaacatatttaatttaaatcgtcgacaaaaataaatataatcgtttgTATCAGTGGTTGATGGTAGcatttcatttttcaatttaaagtaatttttgtttaaattaaaattttttatgaattttaacgttcaaattattatttttggttaatttttttaggaaGATTAGCTTTTCAatgtcggacgatttttgatttttataagacTTATTGTTGCTGAAGACCAGTAGTCACATGGGTAATAGTCCGTTCGTAAGTCTAACTCGCGCGTGTGTTATCGTCGAACAGGACGACTGCGACACACGGAGAAAATACTGCAATAAGCCAGTGGCgtcatatcaatttttttttaatgagcatGGCGTACAAAGCAGGCCACTTTAAGCGCAAGTTACTATCGATTTTTCAGGCCAATCAATTTATAAAGTGGGccaaattactacaatattggattttgaatacataaatgtatacccTGCGGTTAAGTATACCTATTGCGCTTGTGTAACACATAAAAATGCAGGCACAgctagaacatttttttatgatctttttctttaatttttaacaaactaaactattcattaataaatataaaatttacttttatattattaaaaatatgaggagtaataattttttattaatttataccaataaatttcgaaaatctttacaataaaatattgatataaggAAATATCAAAATTGAAGGCCCCGGTGAAATAACCGGATACGTCCacatttttcaaatgataaaaaCAGATTATAAGATTTATGTTGGGTGTAATAACCTACAGATacaaaaaatcgaaataatcgatatttttatttttatattacggcACCCGGTcattttttgccgtttttcacctaaaaaactaaatatacgaATTTAAGAGGGAAGAGTATTCGTGATGCCtctaaaaacgttgtagcgtgCATAAGGGACCgtcagattttatttttatatcgaaAAAATCACGAAAATCTCAATATTTAACACCGGAATCTACtgaaaaccacttttttgaaatatagtCGTTTGCGAGATTTCGGGGTAAAGGATATAGTTTTGAACTCCGAAACTTTACACGTGTTGTTAGATACGTAGCCAAAACATTTTACGCACGGAAAAACACtaatcgataattttttttgattatgaCGGCCCCTATCGCtgtttgccgtttttcacctaaaaaaactaaatatacgtattttgaaGAGGGAAGTGTACTCGCGAAGAAGTGCATAATATAAGGGCCGTATTGACAACGAAACAGATGTTTCACCGATAAAAAATACTCGGCCGACGTTTAAACGATCGGTTTATTGgtgatggaaaaaaaaaatgagaaccCCAAAACGAATGGTGTATTGTCGGGCGGCTATAAATTGTATTCACCATAACGATACGtggttttgacttttgagtGTACCAACATCATAAACATACACTCATCACTCAATCTTTACTAACTGacttatattaatctatatcaCGAACTAATgtacattacattacattatatatattatatacaacgattattgtaacattattgttacattttacACAAGTACCaacgtatattaatttaataatttaatattataatgtaagtacttaatattattatattataaaataatatgattttaagaggacgtagtacccgcatgtgttgtctccgtcttacacacgtttataaaatatatcaataatcaaaacgtttataacaattaaatttcaatattcctGTTTGTTTATATagcaagttaaaaataattttgtagggATCCAGGATAcagtcatttttataaaaaaaaaggtattggTTGAGGATTCCCTATGTCGGTTGATCGGTATTCCCGGTTTATTATTATCTGCCGAATCACGTCAAATACActtcacaatttatttattataagtctttatacacattttttcgttatattcattatcaataagcgaaataaatatttttcatcttatcaacttcaaaaattgaaattacggattatatggtaattttaatcaCACCAGTAGTTTTAATGGCGATAAAGTTATAAGTTGTAAGTTATTTCCAGTGGCACgaattcagttttaaaatagggataatacatttttaaacaggaCAAATTTTTCACCACCACCTAACCATAGTAAATAAGTGAAATGCTGAAATATATAACTGTTTTAAAAGAAAGGATGACGTTCcattatatattctaatttcTAGCCTATTTGTAGAAGACTCACAATCAGTCTATACCCTTAAAAAGACCGTCATCAGGTGACCGGGGGccgtataagaaaaaaataaagtgaccttttttacgtttttataattttgtacactGGACTTATGTTGTTTCGGCCACATATCTAATCACGAATGCGAAGTTTAAAAATTCGAAACCCACTTCTTCAACTAGATAATGCATATaatgtagtatttaaaaataattctatcttCTATAAATTAATAGCAGTTATCagcaatcatttatattttaattgttcattATATGACTTAGAATCTTTGAATCTTAGCACCTTAATTTAAAACGACtacaatcataaatttaaatcacatttttaattaggtatacaaataaagcataaaaaaataagtaagttatatataaaaaaattaagttgaaCTGTTAGCATGcagttatttgaaaatcaataaattatttggattttaaaattaagaattcttaattaatttacaaaataaataacttgagattaatttttactaatttttaataatttataattatatcacaatTTCATGAAgacaaatatgataaatatattttcaaatgttgaACCGTGATTAGAATATTTCAACTGTCAAATAAtatcaactattataattaaggttaaaacaatatattatttataaaatatttttcaataaataatatttttatgtaataaatatatctacacATTTTAGCTGTATTGACCCAGCTTAAAATTGAGGCGGTCATTAGATTACATTAGTAgtacatgaaaaaataataggGCCACTAATACTCTATATACTCTGCGACATACTGTattgatatatacattattatatatcattatttaaattttcataaaatatcagtGCAGCTGCACAAACATAGACTaagcaaatacatattattgtgaactaaattaatcaactataagataaaattacaattaattcaattacCCTTAGACTTAGAAATAATCACAACCATCGCAGCTGTACAAATATGGGctatttagtaaataagataCTGCAACGCCGCAATCTCCAAATTCCATCACAAAGGCGGCATATCATGTCTATAAAAGTGCAAAGAACAACCAATTCCGCGCTCAGTCGCTTACACAACACTGTATCGATAAATGTATGATCTCTTTCTATGTCTAATTCatacaagtttaaataaatttaattcactttaatatcTTTCgagttgtttttatataatattcttgcaCACCACTCTCCACCCCGGTCATCCAGCATTCATTACATCAAGTCGCATCAAATATCGTAATCTCACATCTCGAGTCATCCGAAAGGTAAgtgaaaattcatataatagatattttaaatatattagtttattcaaAAGGAAAAACTCTCTTACCCAACCCCGTAATTTATCTTACAAGGTGATGAGTTAAagacaaacattaaaaataaataacatttaaaagacTATctcttagtaataattaaataccatatttttaattcattacaatACCAAATGTGGCatctctttttatttttatttctgatctacctaaatttaaagtaattgtCAATTTTAATCCGGAGCTGGTTGCGCACACTCAAATATAAATAGAGGTAGCACGTTTAATGGGAAATATACTACCCACTCTCCAATTCGCTTtcagaaactaaaaataaatggaaatcaGTACAATAATGCTTTTTCTAATATGCTGCTTTATTATTGgcaaatgtattaattacagTGTTTTCAAATCACATTTTTCACGAAAGTATTCATTACACTTTCAAGCCAAAAAATTCAGGGATATCAGCTGTTACGCTAGAACCCTCTAGTCTGCCTGGAGCATTGTATAATACCTGTCTACCCCGGGGATAACCTGACtagtgatttaattttaaaacaattacttaTATCCTAGTGCTTGATCTTTATAATCGGTAAATCGGTTAAAGACcatcatagtattataaaaatatatttttaatgaaagtatttgtgtgtaataaaaatgatattacatttttgcaTTCAATAACGATCTCTCTTCTCTATagatctttaaattttaagggACACGTGTAACAGTTTTCcagtaataaatttgtaatcatAGAGGCAgttgcattatttaaatatgaaataaatttaactaacacTAAATTTATTTGTGTTCGATAGTAAGCGATTTTGACAAAAATGTGTCTATAATTagagatttaataattgaaaatatatttgaattgttggtaaataaaataatgataaccaaacaacaacaaaattgaAGACAaagcattaataaatataatatgaataaaaggGAGTGTTTgtattttcgtatttatttatacttgcaagatataatattattacaggtaGTATTGATATAACAAGGTCTCTGTGAAAATCTTGTGGATAGTTGTGAATTGTGATACACTGTATACACCAAAACtaacttaaaactttataaatcatttgaaatacaataaaacatttctatcacttgttTATGAGAACTTGTACAGGAGTTTatccaatttaaaaaatgtccattgatatcaaattaagtttatttatttattagtaagttgagattgattttataaattgaaccTTTTGTAAGTCGTTTATATtccgtttaaatatttttacggaaaaaatattttctagacTATCAgtatgcaaatattattattataactgcaaTAAACGAGAAAGAAAacctaaaatatacataaaaagacATTGAAACTTAGACAAGTTTCACGTTCcaactattatgtataatttatatgttattttctgACATACAAGTACAATTTTCAGATTGGAAAGCAATTTTTCCGGAGTGCCTCGAAAGCAATACACTTAAGCAGcaatataaaaactgaaattcGCAATGAGGTCGTCGTGATGGTCTACGTGATTTccaatagattataaaatatgtctcGGTTAAAAATTAccgtgttataatatttatataatatataatatatttataagtttctatattttttttttgacataataaaataataataataatactacggtACGAAAAATCGTCAAACTCGtcggaaaaaaatgtttattttgaacgaaaaaaaaataatgtaatatatatatatgtatatatataatatgtatttatacacacacacaatattatcgatacgacaataatagttataataatatataattatataataatgattcacatttgaattatcataatatataatattaatatcttatgcacatataatattattagacaaaaaataataataagaagaagaaaACACGCGGTTTTTTTCACGAGGTACAAGCGGCGCCGACAAACgaaataactacaataataagacatacacaattataatataatgatattatataagtgtaacatatatatatatatatataataataataatgtttaacataaagaaatgataataatactatacgtcGTACCGCCTCCCGACGACTATACAACACTGAAGGTGTGTAGGTACATGCGGCGTGTacctgcacacacacacacacacacacactatataatatattacaatattttaataaacgataCACTTGACGTATGCAAAAAACGACGGACTTAGTTCGTGACCGATAAAACACACGTTTACAATACGGTTGGTCGCATGCCTCGCATCTCGTCGCATGTACCTACCCACCtaatttttcgtaaaaatataatttaaaactatcttTTTCTTGTAATCGTCACAGCGGCGGCGGTGAACGCGTCCAAGACGGAAAACGTACCGAATATCTCACCgtcataaatttttaataataataataataataatacgtatagtatAGTGTACGGgacgtcatatatatatatatttaaaaaaaaaaataaacgccaAACGCCGCAGATTGGGCGTCGGAAGAATTGGCTCGCGATGGACCGTACGCATATACGCGCAGTTTACAGTACGGTATTATAACGTTGTCGCGATCGCCGATCACATCGTCGCAATCATATCGCGTGTCTCGTCAGTCCGAGTCGCCGCACGAATCGCTCAGCGACAGGCCGGAGTACCGGCGGCGCCGCTGCCGGCGGCAGTCGGCGGGCAGCACCGACGAAGACGACGCGGACGGCCGCCGGTGGCCGGGCGTCGCGGCTTTCGCGGCCGCCGCGGTGGCCGAAGAGGAACACGTGTACGAGTAGTATTTGCCGCGGCGGTCCGTAGCGGCGGCCGAGGTGGACGCGGCATCGGGCGCGGTGGACGCGGACGGCCGGCGGGGCGACGGCGGCCGGTCGCCCGAGTCGGTGCTCAGCGACGTGGTGGACAGGTCGTCCAGGAAGTCAAAGTTGGAGATGGCCTCTCGCTCCTTGTCGCCGAACCGCACGAAGAAGTCGCTCCGTCCCACGATCGACTGCCGGAGTCCCGCCGCCGGGCACCGGAGCACGCCGAACCCGTCGCGGATGGCGGACGCTGAAACACCATAATGTATAATgttcaatattgttataaaccgATCGTTGAAATGTGTGAGCGAAACGGGAGGTACGGGGCTGACTATAATATGGTTTAGTAGTATTATGACAATGACCAGGTGGGGGGGGGGGATTCTCTAGGGCCGGTTTTTAATCATACATCGCTAAttcgatttataaatattattatgaattgccGGGTATACTGTTATTAAATCATTTCACTATATACATCACTAATGCAATATCAAATGTTATTAGTGCgtgtttaatgaataatattatcatataatttaatatttataatatatacatattatgcggTCAACTTGTCAACTTATaagtttgtatacattatatatttggttATATTTATAACCAAACGATATACTacgaacacataatataaattataaactacctatattaatttattatatttatttatattttttatcacattttatatcagataataagtatatactgtCACTGAATAAAGAGACCAAACCCTCGGGGTTAAACACGTAGGTATAGcaatccaaaattattttttaaaaatccagTACTAccgagtaaattataaataatcaaaatttccGAAACTGTCGATGAAGGTACCTAGACAGGCACATATACACGCACATTGTACATTTATACGatgtatcatataaacattttgaacattAAACTgcctattatattacttatcagAAGctgcaatttaattttaatgtcagattatattatattatagttttctagGCAGCACGATTGGCAGGATACCATTCAAATGTTTGCTTCACTACTCCGTTCGCATACACttcaaaaacaaacataaagtTTAAATGATATGGTTTGTCATTcgatatctatatgtataatttatatgtctaTACATAAAGCTTTCAAACATTTCGATGGAATTTTGAGTGATCCAGActctttgaatattttattattcaaattaaaaaatgataagaaaTACACTATCGATGCAGCACCACTATCTGTAAATCTCTCAGGGCTTCTTTCCTTTGTTAAGTAAAAGCAAAAGAGAAAGTATTACGAAAACAGatgattttgataataattaaagagaAAATCCTAATCTTTTGCCATGTCGGTTATTGTCTTGATAGACATAAATTTGAGAAAAATACAGAAGTAAACACGCTACAAGTACGTATATCTCTGATCCGGACCGCAATCCAAAATCTAGGTTATGGCAGAAAAGTTCAAATTAGCTGTACCACCCTCAAACCATCAACCCACGgtattaaacaaacattttacctTTTTTCTGTCTGCGCACCCGGTGCAACCTATGCAGACGGTTGTACGATTCCTCGTTTGATGCATCGATTCCAGCCTCGGTAGTCCGTCGTCTGCCGACTTGACGAGCGATGTCGTCGTCGTTCGGGTCACGTTCGTCGTCACTACTGTCGTCGGTCGTATCATTGCAACCACTGCCACCAGCTCTGCCACTACAACTTCCGCCACTGACGCCACTGCTGCAGCTGTCGTCATCGTCTTCACCCGTCGATGCGCTACTCGTGCTGCTAGAAGAACTCCTACTGGCTGCCAACATAACGTCCAACAAGTTTGCTCGTTCCTGAAAATAGGAAATCATGTTAGAATGGGACAATATAAGTGAAAACTgcagaattaaataaatgtatataatatataatcataaaaacagTGAATTgagtttagttttattttgctAGTGATGCGTGcgtttgtatatgtatatatagctgCGTTTTAGTATGTTAGTTTTGCTTTTATTCAAAGATAAAACATGAAAGTAGGTACTGTATGAAATAAACTCTGCGTGACGACACTAATTTACTTACGCGTTGGTTACATATATCTGGATTACATTGATCGCATCACCCATTGACAATAACAAACGTGGGttgattaataatacatttttagtggagaaaaatagaaaaatgggACTAATTTTTTGGTATTGGTCGTCAACCATTATTTACCTTTAAGActtaatagatacatttaataataataatagtgttaacgttgaaataaaatacctaatcgaacacaatttgtttttgggCGATTGATTAATTTATGGAATGTTTGCATATATGCTGAATTGAATGAAACATCAACTCACTCGAgttcataaaaattgattattatttcactcaattttacattatttatacttatattataaggtaACGTCGTTATTCGAAGCTGCAGAAGTCCGGTATTTGAACATTGAGCGTAAACGATGTTGTTGCAATTTAGACGagtttgtttattatacacgAGCATACTATGATTGCAGTTATAGTAGTCAATGCATTTTGACGcgaagtataatataactaatattataaaatatgcgtaCACTACAcagaattattgttatattttattgttttgtttcccGGGAGTacccataaaataacaaaataaaatgtaaacaatacgATTCATCGATAAAATtgggttaattttttatttataataaaatttattttaatattttaatatattgttacctCGTAACGATCGTTTACTGTCATGCGACCAATTTTGAATATCGGATAATAAAAGTTACAGGTATGCCTATtcaatagtataatgtattgaatattatagtcatataataaaataataatttatgtagtattcaaatttcaaataattatatcatgacACTGAATATTCGTCGTTAGTCGTCACATACGTACACGTAGTTTCGGTGTTTAAAGTTTGAACTGCAATGCGACGGTCTTGGGTGCCGACGTcggatagaataatattttatatattatattattgttatatacatattattcactATAGCCGGAGTGGATGAGCGTTTTTTAATGTTCTGCTGCAGCTGATAACTGTACGCATTAAGCCTAATTGAGTATTAAAGTACGCATAGCGTAATTATTAGGAAATCATCTATATAATCAGATTACAGTCTGTTAAAGTCTTATCATCGCGTAGTTTATTACATCCAAATACTGCAGGAGATTATCGAAAACTGATTTCCGTGTGGTAAATTTGATTATGCGAGGTTGTAATGTcattaagatataaaaaataaagaatataaaccaacgaaaataattatccaaacaaataataattcatataatataacagacttCGTATTTGGGTTTTTGTCACGCCAATGACTgtttcaaactatttttaaactattttaatattattcacattatataatatatattatgttgtcaaAGTCAACAAATGTCATAGCATTGatacatgatatatttatataatttacataacgtCATAGGCCTTACTTTATTGAAAAGAATAAATCGATGAATTGTCATTAGTAGGGTTCTAACTTATACgctctaaaaatgtatattattatattcaatatgttTCAGTAACGGATACATGGACGGGGGAGGGGGTTTGATTATTTCTTTCCTTGGGTTGAGTTAAGTTCTAAAATACTTGTATCGGTGatttaatattgtagtttttacAAGCCAAGTAAAATTAAAGAGGATTCGATACAAACTTTTTGAGGAGTTACATATAGGCAATATATTATTGCACTGTGTAATTTGAATGTGTGTTGAGTAGCAAATgatcattatacaattattattattatagcgggTACTACGTATGACTGTTGTTAAGTCTACACTGTTATAAGTTCAAAAATTAACATAGCCAGTTAAGtggtcaaataatataattttctctatAAGTATCGATATTGAGCGAATTGTAAtgactaattttaattatccgATAAAATGCGAAAATGCAAGAAACTCGTTAGACAGTCACCTGACTGGCTTATATTGGTACTACACTACTGCTACTATATGTACAAAAGTTTAagcgatattattattgagcAAACTAACCTTAGGATCGGCGAAATCGATGTCTCGTTCGACGTGCACCCATCCGGTGGGACAACAGCACGCCTCGTCCAGGTCGGGTGACGACGACGAAGAACGACGTGGGACCGAATCGTCCTCGGGTGACGTGCTGAAGAGGGGATGGCTATCACCACAACCGTCCATCCAGTTCAATTGATCGATCAGATCTTTTGACGAGGCGGCCGTCCACGCGGGCACCATGCACACCGTGGTGTCGGCTGTGCAACCGCTACTCGAACCACCGGCACCGGCGTACGACGACGGCGGTTGTGGGGACGTCGACTTGGCCGACGCTTCTTCGTCCTCCTCCACCACGGTCCTGAGCAGCGTGGACAGCGGCGTAGACGCGGCCGTGGGCGATTGGTCGGCAACGTAACTGCAGTCTTCGGGCAGGCACTCGATCTCCACGTCACTGCCGCACAACCCGCTGTCCTTGGAGTTGAGCAGGTTGTCGCTGCAGCTGTTACTGTCGTACGTCTGATGCACCGCCGGCAGTGCAGACGGCGGCGCAGGATTTGATGACGGCACCGTCGGTAGAGAAGGTGGCGTCTGAGGCCTCACGTCGGCCGCGGGCAGGTCGGAATGGAGGGGTTCTTCGGTCGCGACCGCGGGTGACGCAGCTCGCGGCGGTTCTCGTTTGTCTTCGGCTTGCCGGGACAAGCAGTACTGCTGTTGTTCGGCGATAAAGTCCAGCACGCTCTGTAGCGCTTGGTCGCGATCCAATTGCTCCTCGACCACCGGCGGCGTCCGATGATCGCATCCTCCGCCCGTCACGCTTCGCGAAGAGGTGGAAGCCAGGCTTTTGGAGCTTTCGAACTTGACCAGTCGGTAAAAGTCACGAGTGAAGTCGGTGCCGGCGATCGGCCCGGGTGGTGGTAGCAGTTCGATGCTGTCCGCGGAGCAGCTGACCGACGACCTCTTTGACGGTGGCGTGTCTGCAACCGCGTACTCGTCCGCGCTCGACCACGAGTCGCCACCCGGCGAACCCGAACCGTACGACAGCTGTTGGTGTTGTATTTGGTGCTGGTGcaggttgttgttgttgttgttgtggtgGTGATGATGGTGCTGGTGCTGGTGGTGGTGCTGCTGACAGTCGTGCTGATGGTGATTGTGCACCTGAATCTGGCCCTGCTGTACGTAGGACTGCTGTTGGTGGTGCTGATGCGGCTGTTGGTGATGGTGTTGGTGGTTTTGCTGGAAGTGGTACCACGACATGTCTCTGGTCGATCCCATATCCTGCAACAGGTCACCTTTGCGGCCGCCCGACGTCGACGACGAACCGGTCGCGTCGTCTTCCTCGATGCACGGCAACGACTGTTGCAGTTTTCCGTCCACCGACGACATCCGCTTCCAGCCATTTGACGCGCAGGTGCCGTCGTCCATGCTCCAGTCTTCCAGCTCGGCCGCGTCGTACTCCATCCGTTGTTGGATGGCAGTGCGCGTCTCGTCCAATCGAAGCCAGTGCTGCACATAGTCCATGTCCCACAGCTCGCCGCCGCTGTACCACGACGTCCGGTCCTCGTCCTCGACGAAACCGCCCGTGGCCGCGGCCAGCTTCAGGAAAAGATGCGAGTCCGAGTAACTTCGCATGATGTTATGCACCGCCGGGACACAGCGCAGCGGTGGGTAGCTGTGACGCGGGTTGATGAAGCTGAACGACAGGCTGAGTGGCACGAATATCACGTCCGTGTCTTCGCTGTTCATCACCCTGCAACGTGAAACGTAATTGTTCATAAATTGTACAACATACATCATATGCATGAGGtcaatacgtgtttttatatatatttcgtttTTGTAAACTTTTAACGTCATAAACTAGGTACCGTAAAATTAaggaaatttaagaatataatgtaaatattgtacgTGGACTAGAATGTAATACTTATGTGAATATAAAGGctctaatactaataataatat
This genomic window contains:
- the LOC132923468 gene encoding uncharacterized protein LOC132923468 isoform X4 is translated as MLGVFKKRWKPKNRQMFPVCDNNSHYSVTYETLKPVLVSSDTASVGYGKLETVPPPIGGASGKKMATVNGGNTTTPNICIEGGRIEFVKSPIDCGDEKQDYLKEYMEAKIVQLESELVAERRITQRERTLNSKLQKQLARREWLQRDVDRERRLRLDTEARLKGSSSEADRCRVKLSTLQKDFTKMEETVRSLLQYKSKFEQLKQDRHSVANSYENQILQLQNAITKLKIENETLKKQIDTLEATGISQVQKALVERLRILEHEKSRIEREGEQQRKQYERCLDDVAKQVVKAVLSQKGLREEISSLQHRVKELETGNCALSALLVQRLQGQKINYSQTTMPVAESRSVMFDIHRSPSMQKMAIERPASCDLTKGLKRLKNDGWQAAVSYHRPQSLNLEICCTHNAEETTKCDRVLGDETPESGNRDEGYSTMSSDVQGTTEPPSTKGLEDVKEANENESNALMESSPCSRVMNSEDTDVIFVPLSLSFSFINPRHSYPPLRCVPAVHNIMRSYSDSHLFLKLAAATGGFVEDEDRTSWYSGGELWDMDYVQHWLRLDETRTAIQQRMEYDAAELEDWSMDDGTCASNGWKRMSSVDGKLQQSLPCIEEDDATGSSSTSGGRKGDLLQDMGSTRDMSWYHFQQNHQHHHQQPHQHHQQQSYVQQGQIQVHNHHQHDCQQHHHQHQHHHHHHNNNNNNLHQHQIQHQQLSYGSGSPGGDSWSSADEYAVADTPPSKRSSVSCSADSIELLPPPGPIAGTDFTRDFYRLVKFESSKSLASTSSRSVTGGGCDHRTPPVVEEQLDRDQALQSVLDFIAEQQQYCLSRQAEDKREPPRAASPAVATEEPLHSDLPAADVRPQTPPSLPTVPSSNPAPPSALPAVHQTYDSNSCSDNLLNSKDSGLCGSDVEIECLPEDCSYVADQSPTAASTPLSTLLRTVVEEDEEASAKSTSPQPPSSYAGAGGSSSGCTADTTVCMVPAWTAASSKDLIDQLNWMDGCGDSHPLFSTSPEDDSVPRRSSSSSPDLDEACCCPTGWVHVERDIDFADPKERANLLDVMLAASRSSSSSTSSASTGEDDDDSCSSGVSGGSCSGRAGGSGCNDTTDDSSDDERDPNDDDIARQVGRRRTTEAGIDASNEESYNRLHRLHRVRRQKKASAIRDGFGVLRCPAAGLRQSIVGRSDFFVRFGDKEREAISNFDFLDDLSTTSLSTDSGDRPPSPRRPSASTAPDAASTSAAATDRRGKYYSYTCSSSATAAAAKAATPGHRRPSASSSSVLPADCRRQRRRRYSGLSLSDSCGDSD
- the LOC132923468 gene encoding uncharacterized protein LOC132923468 isoform X2, producing the protein MLGVFKKRWKPKNRVTKSENGDDLMLSCSNEYSEPINAYVLPDSHITKLCSARQMFPVCDNNSHYSVTYETLKPVLVSSDTASVGYGKLETVPPPIGGASGKKMATVNGGNTTTPNICIEGGRIEFVKSPIDCGDEKQDYLKEYMEAKIVQLESELVAERRITQRERTLNSKLQKQLARREWLQRDVDRERRLRLDTEARLKGSSSEADRCRVKLSTLQKDFTKMEETVRSLLQYKSKFEQLKQDRHSVANSYENQILQLQNAITKLKIENETLKKQIDTLEATGISQVQKALVERLRILEHEKSRIEREGEQQRKQYERCLDDVAKQVVKAVLSQKGLREEISSLQHRVKELETGNCALSALLVQRLQGQKINYSQTTMPVAESRSVMFDIHRSPSMKMAIERPASCDLTKGLKRLKNDGWQAAVSYHRPQSLNLEICCTHNAEETTKCDRVLGDETPESGNRDEGYSTMSSDVQGTTEPPSTKGLEDVKEANENESNALMESSPCSRVMNSEDTDVIFVPLSLSFSFINPRHSYPPLRCVPAVHNIMRSYSDSHLFLKLAAATGGFVEDEDRTSWYSGGELWDMDYVQHWLRLDETRTAIQQRMEYDAAELEDWSMDDGTCASNGWKRMSSVDGKLQQSLPCIEEDDATGSSSTSGGRKGDLLQDMGSTRDMSWYHFQQNHQHHHQQPHQHHQQQSYVQQGQIQVHNHHQHDCQQHHHQHQHHHHHHNNNNNNLHQHQIQHQQLSYGSGSPGGDSWSSADEYAVADTPPSKRSSVSCSADSIELLPPPGPIAGTDFTRDFYRLVKFESSKSLASTSSRSVTGGGCDHRTPPVVEEQLDRDQALQSVLDFIAEQQQYCLSRQAEDKREPPRAASPAVATEEPLHSDLPAADVRPQTPPSLPTVPSSNPAPPSALPAVHQTYDSNSCSDNLLNSKDSGLCGSDVEIECLPEDCSYVADQSPTAASTPLSTLLRTVVEEDEEASAKSTSPQPPSSYAGAGGSSSGCTADTTVCMVPAWTAASSKDLIDQLNWMDGCGDSHPLFSTSPEDDSVPRRSSSSSPDLDEACCCPTGWVHVERDIDFADPKERANLLDVMLAASRSSSSSTSSASTGEDDDDSCSSGVSGGSCSGRAGGSGCNDTTDDSSDDERDPNDDDIARQVGRRRTTEAGIDASNEESYNRLHRLHRVRRQKKASAIRDGFGVLRCPAAGLRQSIVGRSDFFVRFGDKEREAISNFDFLDDLSTTSLSTDSGDRPPSPRRPSASTAPDAASTSAAATDRRGKYYSYTCSSSATAAAAKAATPGHRRPSASSSSVLPADCRRQRRRRYSGLSLSDSCGDSD